A genomic region of Trifolium pratense cultivar HEN17-A07 linkage group LG3, ARS_RC_1.1, whole genome shotgun sequence contains the following coding sequences:
- the LOC123916240 gene encoding vacuolar iron transporter homolog 4-like, giving the protein MSSPQALNIIFQFPLFVQFQHLSLLYLNLSFNMASQIGAKTNGISPNNFQIEIPIHTKSVEKESNIDYFQRAQWLRAAMLGANDGLITVASLMIGVGAIKEDISVMLLAGFAGLVAGACSMAIGEFVSVYTQYDIEIAQIKRERELANNNNDEDESSEREKLPNPFQAALASALAFSVGALMPLLAAAFIKNHKIRMGVVAAVVSFALLVFGSVGALIGKTPVMRSCVRVLIGGWMAMAITFGFTKLIGTTGL; this is encoded by the coding sequence ATGAGTTCTCCACAAGCTCTTAATATCATATTCCAATTTCCCCTCTTTGTTCAATTTCAACACTTATCTTTATTGTACCTTAATTTGTCCTTCAATATGGCCTCCCAAATTGGAGCAAAAACTAATGGAATTTCAccaaacaattttcaaattgagATTCCAATACATACCAAAAGTGTTGAAAAAGAAAGCAACATTGACTACTTTCAAAGGGCACAGTGGCTTAGAGCAGCCATGTTAGGAGCCAATGATGGATTAATCACTGTTGCCTCATTGATGATTGGTGTTGGAGCTATAAAAGAAGATATCAGTGTAATGCTCCTTGCTGGTTTCGCCGGTTTAGTAGCCGGTGCTTGTAGCATGGCTATTGGTGAATTTGTGTCTGTTTATACTCAATATGACATTGAGATAGCTcaaattaaaagagaaagagaattagcaaataataataatgatgaagaTGAAAGTAGTGAAAGGGAGAAATTGCCAAATCCATTTCAAGCAGCATTAGCATCAGCACTTGCATTTTCTGTTGGTGCACTAATGCCATTGTTAGCAGCTGCATTTATAAAGAATCATAAGATTAGAATGGGTGTTGTTGCTGCTGTGGTGAGTTTTGCATTGTTGGTGTTTGGTTCAGTAGGAGCATTGATTGGAAAAACTCCAGTTATGAGGTCTTGTGTTAGAGTGCTTATTGGAGGTTGGATGGCTATGGCTATTACTTTTGGTTTCACCAAATTGATTGGCACCACTGGACTTTGA
- the LOC123918709 gene encoding protein PELPK1-like, which produces MASSKSFITTLLLVVTMSSMSISLEARHLLQTTTQPNLPNIPTLPKPTTLPPLPSIPTLPQGNLPPFPTTIPSLPKLTMPPLPSFPTTNIPTLPSLNIPPLPAATSLPNLPSFPTTFPSIPFFSPPPSTSSP; this is translated from the coding sequence ATGGCCTCAAGCAAATCCTTCATCACAACTCTACTTTTAGTTGTGACCATGTCAAGCATGAGCATAAGCCTAGAAGCTAGACATCTTTTGCAAACAACTACACAACCAAATTTGCCTAATATTCCCACTTTGCCAAAACCAACTACATTGCCACCTTTGCCTTCAATTCCAACATTGCCTCAAGGAAATCTTCCTCCATTTCCTACTACTATTCCATCTCTTCCTAAGCTTACTATGCCACCACTTCCTAGCTTTCCTACTACCAATATTCCAACACTTCCATCTCTCAACATTCCACCGTTGCCGGCAGCCACTTCACTTCCCAACTTACCTTCATTCCCAACCACTTTCCCCTCCATCCCATTTTTCTCTCCACCGCCTTCAACCTCTAGCCCGTAA
- the LOC123915768 gene encoding glycine-rich RNA-binding protein RZ1A isoform X2, protein MQFKMSDEDEYRCFVGGLAWSTSDRKLKDTFEKFGKLTEAKVVVDKFSGRSRGFGFVTFDEKKAMEDAIDAMNGIDLDGRTITVDKAQPQQGSNRDDGDRYRERGRDRDRDRDYRGGGGRGSIDGGCFNCGKPGHFARECPSEGGRGGRYGGRESRYGGSGGGGGHYGPDRNGDRSSGGRSRDGGSRGDSGSDRYYRDRDRAGPYERERRGSGGYR, encoded by the exons ATGCAGTTTAAAATGTCAGATGAGGATGAATATCGCTGTTTTGTTGGTGGCCTTGCATGGTCAACATCTGATAGAAAGTTAAAGGATACATTTGAAAAATTTGGCAAGCTTACTGAGGCCAAG GTGGTTGTTGATAAATTCTCTGGACGCTCTCGCGGTTTTGGATTTGTTACATTTGATGAAAAGAAAGCAATGGAAGATGCTATTGATGCTATGAATGGGATAGATTTAGATGGGCGAACTATTACTGTTGATAAAGCTCAGCCTCAACAAGGATCAAATAGAGATGATGGTGATCGCTACCGAGAACGTGGTCGTGATCGTGACCGTGATCGAGATTATCGAGGTGGAGGTGGTCGAGGATCTATTGATGGAGGATGCTTTAATTGTGGTAAGCCTGGTCATTTTGCTAGGGAGTGCCCTAGTGAAGGGGGGAGAGGGGGAAGGTATGGTGGCCGAGAAAGTAGATATGGTGGAagcggtggtggtggtggtcaCTATGGTCCAGATAGAAATGGAGATCGTTCTTCTGGCGGTCGCAGCAGGGATGGTGGTAGTCGTGGAGATTCTGGAAGTGATCGATACTATCGTGATCGTGACCGTGCTGGACCGTATGAACGAGAACGACGTGGATCTGGAGGCTATCGCTGA
- the LOC123916415 gene encoding vacuolar iron transporter homolog 4-like, whose amino-acid sequence MKRVCLQQLQATLSSFYFMASLGNHNKEINDIESKPNHVQENEENNIINYSQRAQWLRAALLGANDGLVSITSLMLGVGAVNEDIKTMLLAGFAGLIAGACSMGIGEFVSVYTQLDIMVAQMKRENKINNTIIEDHEKLLPNPFQAAIASAIAFSFGATVPLIGAALIRDYKIRLIVVVVMASLALLVFGVVGAILGKTSVKRSCVRVVIGGWMAMAITFGLTKLVGYSSI is encoded by the coding sequence aTGAAGAGAGTGTGTCTTCAACAACTACAAGCAACCCTTTCCTCATTTTACTTTATGGCTTCTCTTGGTAACCATAACAAAGAAATTAATGACATAGAATCAAAACCAAACCATGttcaagaaaatgaagaaaacaacaTCATTAACTATTCTCAAAGAGCACAATGGCTAAGAGCTGCTTTATTAGGAGCCAATGATGGTTTAGTATCAATAACATCACTAATGTTAGGTGTTGGAGCTGTGAATGAAGACATCAAAACAATGTTACTAGCTGGTTTTGCAGGACTAATTGCCGGAGCATGTAGTATGGGAATCGGAGAGTTTGTTTCGGTTTACACACAATTAGACATAATGGTAGCTCAAatgaaaagagaaaacaaaatcaacaacactATTATTGAAGATCATGAAAAGTTACTACCAAATCCTTTTCAAGCTGCTATAGCATCAGCAATTGCATTTTCTTTTGGTGCTACTGTTCCATTGATAGGAGCAGCATTGATAAGAGATTATAAGATAAGGTTGATTGTTGTTGTAGTTATGGCTAGTTTGGCATTGTTGGTTTTTGGAGTTGTAGGAGCAATACTTGGTAAGACATCAGTGAAAAGGTCTTGTGTTAGAGTTGTGATTGGTGGTTGGATGGCTATGGCTATTACTTTtggtttgacaaaattagttggCTATAGTTCAATTTGA
- the LOC123917894 gene encoding tRNA (guanine(10)-N2)-methyltransferase homolog gives MWYLCVFFHRYLDYRKPEVESLAQLFGAFKDNQNDVVHPQLQWKLPLHHHPDSPFHLVNLPSEEIARNIANRSILVKGMYELWGEGGSYEELKESILSYPDERKLPYLDSNSTFRITVDTFGKVISLQEQKELIQGFTYIPFKGKVNLRNPDHNFWLIEIDNSEGNNGLPPVVQKTMFFGREVGVSDRKLIPTYELKSRTYLGPTAMDAEIAFLMANQALATPGKLVYDPFVGTGSILVAAAHFGAMTMGADIDIRVVRDGRGPDRNVWSNFKQYGLEMPVGLLRADNNLPPWRPGLKEVFDAIICDPPYGVRAGGRKSGGRKLLKGAVEPYIVPDDKRTDHIPSTAPYSLVECVHDLLDLAAKMLVMGGRLVFFYPILREEDSPHNHFPEHPCFKLISSSEQILSSRYCRVLLTMVKISPYTEEIHLAARLQHLEFKENHVKWLEEGNLHSAVFSPADAQLKEAGDYKSKDSKLKYRGKYV, from the exons ATGTGGTATCTCTGCGTTTTCTTTCACAGATATTTGGATTACAGAAAACCCGAAGTTGAATCTTTAGCACAACTATTTGGAGCTTTCAAAGACAACCAAAACGATGTCGTTCATCCCCAATTGCAATGGAAACTCCCTCTTCATCACCACCCAGATTCTCCTTTCCATTTAGTTAATCTCCCTTCTGAAGAAATTGCTCGCAACATTGCTAATCGAA GTATACTTGTGAAGGGAATGTATGAGCTATGGGGTGAAGGGGGTAGCTATGAGGAGTTGAAGGAATCTATATTGAGTTATCCAGATGAGAGAAAATTGCCATACTTGGATTCTAACAGCACTTTCAGGATTACTGTTGATACCTTTGGGAAGGTTATTAGTCTACAGGAGCAAAAGGAACTCATTCAAGGGTTCACATATATCCCTTTCAAG GGAAAAGTAAATTTGAGAAACCCGGATCACAACTTCTGGCTAATAGAAATTGATAATAGTGAAGGTAATAACGGTCTTCCTCCAGTTGTCCAAAAGACAATGTTCTTTGGTCGTGAAGTTGGTGTTTCTGATAGGAAGCTTATACCGACATACGAGTTGAAAAGCCGTACTTATCTTGGGCCAACAGCCATGGATGCTGAGATAGCTTTTCTAATGGCCAACCAAGCACTGGCTACACCTGGTAAACTAGTTTATGACCCTTTTGTTGGAACCGGAAGTATTCTTGTTGCAGCAGCTCATTTTGGAGCAATGACCATG GGTGCTGACATTGACATTAGGGTAGTACGTGATGGACGTGGTCCTGACCGTAATGTTTGGAGTAATTTTAAGCAG TATGGATTGGAAATGCCTGTTGGTCTTTTAAGGGCTGATAACAACCTTCCTCCCTGGCGTCCTGGGCTGAAAGAG GTATTTGATGCGATCATATGTGACCCTCCCTACGGAGTGCGAGCTGGGGGACGCAAATCTGGTGGCAGGAAGCTACTTAAGGGGGCGGTGGAACCTTACATAGTTCCCGACGACAAAAGGACAGATCACATACCATCAACTGCACCTTACAGTTTAGTTGAGTGTGTACACGATTTGCTTGATCTTGCTGCCAAGATGCTTGTAATGGGTGGCAGACTCGTGTTTTTCTATCCCATATTGAGAGAAGAAGACTCTCCACATAATCATTTCCCGGAGCATCCATGTTTTAAACTGATTTCTTCTTCTGAGCAGATCCTCAGTTCACGATATTGCAGGGTATTACTTACAATGGTTAAGATAAGTCCGTACACGGAGGAAATACATTTGGCAGCTAGGTTACAACACCTTGAGTTTAAGGAGAACCATGTAAAGTGGTTAGAAGAAGGTAATCTTCATTCTGCAGTTTTTAGTCCAGCGGATGCTCAGTTAAAGGAGGCAGGCGATTACAAGAGTAAGGATTCAAAACTTAAATACAGAGGAAAATACGTTTAG
- the LOC123915768 gene encoding glycine-rich RNA-binding protein RZ1A isoform X1, with protein MSDEDEYRCFVGGLAWSTSDRKLKDTFEKFGKLTEAKVVVDKFSGRSRGFGFVTFDEKKAMEDAIDAMNGIDLDGRTITVDKAQPQQGSNRDDGDRYRERGRDRDRDRDYRGGGGRGSIDGGCFNCGKPGHFARECPSEGGRGGRYGGRESRYGGSGGGGGHYGPDRNGDRSSGGRSRDGGSRGDSGSDRYYRDRDRAGPYERERRGSGGYR; from the exons ATGTCAGATGAGGATGAATATCGCTGTTTTGTTGGTGGCCTTGCATGGTCAACATCTGATAGAAAGTTAAAGGATACATTTGAAAAATTTGGCAAGCTTACTGAGGCCAAG GTGGTTGTTGATAAATTCTCTGGACGCTCTCGCGGTTTTGGATTTGTTACATTTGATGAAAAGAAAGCAATGGAAGATGCTATTGATGCTATGAATGGGATAGATTTAGATGGGCGAACTATTACTGTTGATAAAGCTCAGCCTCAACAAGGATCAAATAGAGATGATGGTGATCGCTACCGAGAACGTGGTCGTGATCGTGACCGTGATCGAGATTATCGAGGTGGAGGTGGTCGAGGATCTATTGATGGAGGATGCTTTAATTGTGGTAAGCCTGGTCATTTTGCTAGGGAGTGCCCTAGTGAAGGGGGGAGAGGGGGAAGGTATGGTGGCCGAGAAAGTAGATATGGTGGAagcggtggtggtggtggtcaCTATGGTCCAGATAGAAATGGAGATCGTTCTTCTGGCGGTCGCAGCAGGGATGGTGGTAGTCGTGGAGATTCTGGAAGTGATCGATACTATCGTGATCGTGACCGTGCTGGACCGTATGAACGAGAACGACGTGGATCTGGAGGCTATCGCTGA
- the LOC123918707 gene encoding vacuolar iron transporter homolog 4-like: MASQLGARTNGISPNNFQIEIPIHANSTTIIDKKQNQSVDENESNNIDYSQRAQWLRAAMLGANDGLITVASLMIGIGAIKEDISVMILAGFAGLVAGACSMAIGEFVSVYTQYDIEMAQIKRERELANNNNNDEEESSGNEKLPNPFQAAIASALAFSVGALMPLLAAAFIKNHKVRMGVVAAVVSFALLVFGSVGALIGKTPVMKSCVRVLIGGWMAMAITFGVTKLIGTTGI; this comes from the coding sequence ATGGCTTCCCAACTTGGAGCAAGAACCAATGGAATTTCACCAAACAATTTTCAGATTGAGATTCCTATCCATGCAAATAGTACTACTATAATAGATAAAAAACAGAACCAAAGTGTTGATGAAAATGAGAGTAACAACATTGATTACTCTCAAAGGGCACAATGGCTTAGAGCAGCCATGTTAGGAGCCAATGATGGCTTAATCACTGTTGCCTCATTGATGATTGGTATTGGAGCTATAAAAGAAGACATAAGTGTAATGATCCTTGCTGGTTTCGCCGGTTTAGTAGCCGGTGCTTGTAGCATGGCTATTGGTGAGTTTGTTTCTGTTTATACTCAATATGACATTGAGATGGCTcaaattaaaagagaaagagaattagcaaataataataataatgatgaagaagaaagtaGTGGAAATGAGAAATTGCCAAATCCATTTCAAGCAGCAATAGCATCAGCACTTGCATTTTCTGTTGGTGCTTTAATGCCATTGCTAGCAGCTGCATTTATAAAGAACCATAAGGTTAGAATGGGTGTAGTTGCTGCTGTGGTGAGCTTTGCATTGTTGGTGTTTGGATCAGTGGGAGCATTGATCGGAAAAACTCCGGTTATGAAGTCTTGTGTTAGAGTTCTTATTGGTGGTTGGATGGCTATGGCTATTACTTTTGGTGTAACCAAATTGATTGGCACTACTGGAATTTGA